The region CCGGAAGTGCCGCGCCGTAGCCAGGCGTCGTCGTCCAGATGCTCGAACAGAAATAGGTTGGCGCGCCTGACATGCTCGAACTCCTGCACCAACCCTTGCTGTGGGTAGGTCGAGAAATGCGCCTGCCGGGCGTACTCGTTTTCCTCGAAACTCGCCAGCGGCGTCTGGTCGCCGCGGGCCGTGCGTAGCGCGCGATAGGCGAAGATCCGTTCGCAATCGGTCACGTGCCCGAGGACTTCCTTGATCGTCCAGGTGTAGGGCGCGTGCAACGTCATCGCCTGCTTCTCCGAGAGTGGCTGCAAGAGCGCCAACAACTCGTCGAGTTGCCGGGCCAGCACATCCTCGATATGCGTCTCGGGCACCAGAGGGACATAGTTTGCGAAGCCGCCGCCGAACTCGTCGGCCGTGGGCCGTGCCAATTTTGCAGTTGTCATCACGTGTTTCCCCGTCGAAATGACTGCCGTCTGTTATGAATGCTCGCGCCCCGTGGGTTAGAATTCTACATCTGCCCCGCATCGTCAGCACGTCGGCCGGCACAACCGCGTGGCATGCCCCTGTCGACCAATCGCCTCGGACCGTTATCATCCCACCATGGGTTATCGCACACTTGCCGCTTGCATTGCCGATCTGGAACGCACGGGCCGCCTGGTGCGCATCGAAGAGGAAATCGCTCCCTATCTCGAAGCGGCCGAAATCCAGCGCCGCGTGTACGCCGCGCAAGGTCCAGCTGTTTACTACGCGCGCGTCCGCGGCACTCCCTTCCCGATGGTCAGCAACCTATTCGGCACGCTCGAACGATTGCGCTATATCTTTCGCGACACGCTCGCGGCCGTTTCTCGATTGGTCGAGTTGAAGGTCGACCCCGGCCGCGCCGCGCGGCGGCCGTGGCATTACTTGCCGGCCGCGCGTGCGGCCCTGCACATGCTCCCCAAGCGCGTGCGTCGCGGAGCCGTGCTCGCGCACGAAACGACGGTCGATCAACTGCCGCAACTCACCAGTTGGCCCAAAGACGGCGGCCCCTTTGTCACGCTCCCCGAGGTCTATACCGAAGACCCCGACGCGCCGGGCTGGCGGAAATCGAACCTGGGCATGTACCGCGTGCAGCTGGGGGGGAACGAATACCGGAAGAATGTCGAAGTCGGTTTGCACTATCAAATTCATCGCGGCATCGGGGTACATCATGCGGCCGCGATCCGCCGCGGCGAACCGCTGCGCGTGAACGTGATTGTGGGCGGGCCGCCGGCCCTGGCCGTGGCCGCCGTAATGCCGCTGCCTGAGGGTTTGCCGGAACTGACCTTTGCCGGTGTGCTCGGCGGCC is a window of Pirellulales bacterium DNA encoding:
- a CDS encoding DinB family protein, producing MTTAKLARPTADEFGGGFANYVPLVPETHIEDVLARQLDELLALLQPLSEKQAMTLHAPYTWTIKEVLGHVTDCERIFAYRALRTARGDQTPLASFEENEYARQAHFSTYPQQGLVQEFEHVRRANLFLFEHLDDDAWLRRGTSGGVVMSVRAWAYVIVGHARHHERIVRTRLQSCGPLVWSS